The Criblamydia sequanensis CRIB-18 sequence ACCTGCGTAAAAAGAAACATTAGTAATGTTATTTTTTTTAGCATTCTTTTCAGCATCTAGCACTGCTTCTCTAACATATTCGACGCCCACCGCTTCTTTAACGTGAGAGGCGGATAGAAGACTTAATACCCCAACGCCAGAATAAGCATCCAAAAGTCTCTCATTCCCTTTTAAATCGGCCCATTCAATCGCTTTTTTGTAGAGATTTTCCGCTTGCTTTGGGTTGACTTGAAAAAAGGAAGCCGGGGACACCGAAAAGACTTTTCCTAAAATGATTTCATCAATTGAGCTTAGGCCTGCAAGAGTTGTAAAAGTTTTTCCAAGAATGACATTATCATCTCTTGAATTCAGATTTTCAATCACCCCTTTTATGGCAGGGTATTCTTGATGGAGAGCTTTGGCAAGGTTCTTTATTTCTTCAGTATTTGCTTTTGAAACGATAAAAACAACAAGTGCGGACTTTGTGGTAATAGCGCTTTTTATAAGAAGGTGTCTTAACACCCCTTTTCTGGTTTTAAAATCGTAAGGTTGAATGTTAAATTCCACCATCTTTTCTTGGATAGCTTTAAAGAGCGTCTCACCAAGCGCATTATGAATTAAACAAGCATCGACTGGAACCACATCATGTGAGTGCTTAGCATATAGGCCAAAGGCGATGGAGCCTTCATTTTTTACAGCCGGCAATTGAATTTTATTTCGATACCCTAAAGGGTCGGGAGAAGGGACGCAAGGGTGTACTTCAGGGTCTTTTATTTTAGCGATGCGCTTCATCGCTTCAAGAACCTTTTCTGTTTTTAACTTAAGCTGCGCCCTATAATCTAAATGCATGACCTGACAGCCGCCGCATCTATCAAAATAAGGACAGGGCGGTTTCACCCGATCGCTAGAAGGTTTTAGGATGTCGATAAGATTTGCTTTGGCATAGTTCTTCTTTTTTAAGTAAAGGTCTGCCGTCACAAGCTCTTCCGGAAGAGCGCCCTCTATAAAGACGGCAAGCCCTTCCTTATGGCCGACCCCCTCGCCTGTAGAAGAGAGGGATCGCACTTCAATTTGGGTGATGTCTTCCATTTAAACCGCTTTGATTACAGCGCCGATAACATCAAACCCTTGAGCATCATGAATCTCAACAAGATACCTCTTGCCGAATTTAGTGACTTTTCTGCCGTCATTGATGATCACTTGACCATCAATCTCAGGGCATTGTCCCTGGTGGCGTCCTACCATGAGCATATCCGTTTCCGGGTGATAGCCTTCGACAAACACTTCAATTTTCTTGCCGATGAGTCTCTTATTTTGTTTTTCAGAGGCTTTAATGAGAATTTTAGTGAGCTCTTTTTGTCTTTTTTCTTTTACTTCTTCTTCAATCTGATTGGGAAGATCGTAGGCGTAGCTTCCGGGTTCCCTTGAAAAAGTAAAGACGCCGACATTTTCCAGGGGATGTTCTTTAACGAAAGCCACAAGCTCTTTAAACTGCTCTTCGGTTTCTCCCGGAAACCCGACAATTAAACTTGTCCTAATGGCAATCTCCGGAATTTCTTTTCTAAGTTTCGTGATGATTCGGATAATATCTTCTTTGGAGGTTGCCCGATGCATAGATTTGAGCATGTCGTTGTTAATGTGCTGAATCGGCATATCAAGATAAGGACAAATTCTTGGCTCGCTCTTCATTAGCTCGATGAGCTCATCTGTGATTTCATCAGGATAAAGATAAAGCAAGCGGATCCAGAAATTCCCTTCTTCTTTTAAAAGCTCTTTTAAAAGGTCTAAGAGTCCCTCGCTTCTTTTAAAACCTTGGTCCTTACCGTAATCGCCAAGGTCTTGCGCGATCAAAATGACTTCTTCAACCCCGCCTTTAATAAGGGTTCTAAACTCTTTTAGGATTTGCTCTTTACTCTTACTTTTTAAAGGCCCCTTGATGGCCGGGATCACACAGTAGGCGCATCTTTTTCGACAGCCTTCCGCAATTTTCAAATAAGCAAAGTGTTTTGGCGTCGAGAGTTGACGAGGCACTTCTCCGGCTTCTAAATAACTTTTTAAAGGCGTGATTTCCTCGCCTTGACTTTCGCTTTCAACGGCCTTTAAAATCCCCTCTACATCCCCTGACCCTAGCATGTAATCCACCGAAGGAAAAGCTGCCTTTACTTCTTCACTATGCCTTTGGACCATGCAGCCGGTAACAATCACCTTAGCGCTTTTCTTTCTTGTGCTTAACGCCATATCGATGGTGGATAGGGATTCATCTCTTGAAGCTTGCAAAAAACCGCAAGTGTTGATGACAATGTAGTCGGATTTTTTTATGTTTTCCTCGGGCTCATACCCGGCCTTTAGAAGAATGCCAAGCATGACCTCGCTATCGACAAGATTCCTCGGGCACCCAAGGCTAATAAAATGCACTTTATTGCCGCGGATGTAAAAATTAGGTTTATTCCCTTTAGTATTTACAGCCTTTGGCTTCTCATTTTTTGGTTTTTCAGGTTCGGGGTTCTTCTTTTCCTTGTAGACAGGAAGCATAGGTCAAGCGCCTTTGTTAAACAATTATTTAAATTATAAAATCCAATTCAAAAAATTTTAACTTACTAAATGAATAAAATCCAGATTTTTTATCTGTCGACACAACTATATATAAAATAATTTTTTACTAATTATAAGAAGGTTATATAAATTTATACAAAGGGAAGACTTAAAGCCTGATTGAAAATAGGCGGATGGACTACGATTAGAATATGTATAGAGTTCAAAAATAATAAAAAGGTTTTATTATGGAGCAATCAACTAACCCAACCCAAACTTTTGATTCCCGATGTCATTTTTTCGAAGTAGAAAAACGAAGTTCCAACCCACTTCCTCCCCAAAATTTTAACCCCTCGATTCTCAATCGAATTGAAGGCTCAAAAGAAAAGGCATTGACTAAAGAAGCCTTGCCTTCTAAAAAATTGGGGGTCGATTTTAATAAAAAAACTATAAAGAAAGAGAGTGCATCAACTAAAGACGTCTCTCAAAAAGAGATGAGTCAAATTACGAAAGGTTTGCAAGAACTAGGATTATCAGGTGATTTTTCTATAGATGAGCTTTCCAAAGCTTTGGAAAACAACTCGCTTGATCAAAAGGAGGAGCATCTTTTAGCTTCCCGCGTCTCTAACTCTGAAGAGCCATTTTCTGCTTCAAAAATAGTTTTACAAGCCGAGAAGCTAATTAGGAGGCATAATAGAATTCTTCAACAAATCCATACTATTCAGGCTACAATCAAACAAAAACTTCAAAATAGCGAACGGGTCGATGCCTGTTTGGTATTTATGGCAATCAATTTAGCTTGTCAAAAGTGAAATATTAGCATCGGCATCTAAGATAGCTTGTTACTTGGCATTACCAATAAAAGGTTAGTAAATTAATCGAGTAAACTTATAATAATAAAAATTATAAAATTATTTTTTACCCTCCCTAAAAAAGATTTAATCAATTAATATTTCTCACTATTTATAAATTATGATTTTAATAAACTTAAGAATAGTTTTAAATGGTTTGTCAAATTTCGAAAAACTTAAACTATAAGAGATTTAAAAAATGAACCAAACTAATCCAAACCAAACTTTTAATGCCCGATGCCATTTTTATCCCATCATGCCTACCTCATCTATGCAACCGCAAACTCCAATTCGTACACCGACTAAGACCTATTCAAGGGCCTCACTCATCTCCCGAATTGAAGATGCTCAAAGAGCAGCAGGAACCCCTCCTACGCAAAAAAAACTGGGTGTAGATTTTAAAGAGAAATCCATTAAGAAAGGAACGTCCCCAAAAAAAGAAGTTTCTGAAAAAGAAATGAATCAAATTATAAGAGGCCTAAATAGTTTGGGTTTAGCAGACGCATCTTTACAAGATTTAAGGGACGCTACGGAAAGAACAAAAGTTCCAACGCAAACCAATCTTCCAAAAGCTGATTTAGAGAAAAAAAGAAGTCGAAATAAGCAGCTCCATATTCAAATGGCTTTGATTGACTACGCTCTCAGATCAAAAATTCCAGGAAAAGAGCTAGGGACGGGTCGTTTGTACCTTGGAGCTATTAGCTTGAATACGCCCAAACTTGGTAGTTAAGGTTAAGCTCAACAAGAACTTCGTCTTGGGCCATGACAAGCATGGCCAGACTTATTTCTAATAATTGTCC is a genomic window containing:
- the rlmD gene encoding 23S rRNA (uracil(1939)-C(5))-methyltransferase RlmD, whose amino-acid sequence is MEDITQIEVRSLSSTGEGVGHKEGLAVFIEGALPEELVTADLYLKKKNYAKANLIDILKPSSDRVKPPCPYFDRCGGCQVMHLDYRAQLKLKTEKVLEAMKRIAKIKDPEVHPCVPSPDPLGYRNKIQLPAVKNEGSIAFGLYAKHSHDVVPVDACLIHNALGETLFKAIQEKMVEFNIQPYDFKTRKGVLRHLLIKSAITTKSALVVFIVSKANTEEIKNLAKALHQEYPAIKGVIENLNSRDDNVILGKTFTTLAGLSSIDEIILGKVFSVSPASFFQVNPKQAENLYKKAIEWADLKGNERLLDAYSGVGVLSLLSASHVKEAVGVEYVREAVLDAEKNAKKNNITNVSFYAGKTEVLIHKLGYFDTVFLNPPRKGCEPAVLEVLAKMKPKNLIYISCDPATLARDLSYLIERGFRVEGIQPFDMFPQTMHVETIVKLTSNF
- the rimO gene encoding 30S ribosomal protein S12 methylthiotransferase RimO, yielding MLPVYKEKKNPEPEKPKNEKPKAVNTKGNKPNFYIRGNKVHFISLGCPRNLVDSEVMLGILLKAGYEPEENIKKSDYIVINTCGFLQASRDESLSTIDMALSTRKKSAKVIVTGCMVQRHSEEVKAAFPSVDYMLGSGDVEGILKAVESESQGEEITPLKSYLEAGEVPRQLSTPKHFAYLKIAEGCRKRCAYCVIPAIKGPLKSKSKEQILKEFRTLIKGGVEEVILIAQDLGDYGKDQGFKRSEGLLDLLKELLKEEGNFWIRLLYLYPDEITDELIELMKSEPRICPYLDMPIQHINNDMLKSMHRATSKEDIIRIITKLRKEIPEIAIRTSLIVGFPGETEEQFKELVAFVKEHPLENVGVFTFSREPGSYAYDLPNQIEEEVKEKRQKELTKILIKASEKQNKRLIGKKIEVFVEGYHPETDMLMVGRHQGQCPEIDGQVIINDGRKVTKFGKRYLVEIHDAQGFDVIGAVIKAV